The genomic segment CGTGACAATAACTTTGCAGTGTATcctcctgcaggcgtggcaggaatGAAGCGTATACAACCGCCTACGTGTCGTGATGTAGTTGTATTTGTCAGTGATACCAATTGTGCCGTGCCTTCCCCTGCAACATGgcaggtatattgggtataccaCAACCCGTGAAGCGtgatattgttgctctgaagacgtgtcagtagcaatgaTTGTGTGGTgtgccccctgcagatgtggcatgtATGACGAGTGTATGACAGCCTATGAATCGAGATGTTAttgttctgaaaacgtgtcagtaacaataacctgtgtgacgcctccccctgcagacgtggcaggcataatgggtaaacaGGCCACCTATGTGACTTACCGATatcgctctgaagatgtgtcagtgacCATAGCCTGCGTGGCGTCTCCCCCtgcggacgtggcaggcatacTGGGTAcaaccaccacctatgtgtcgtaatgttgccGTTCTGAAAACATATCAGTAGCAACGATTGCGTGGTgcgccccctgcagacgtggcaggtgtaACGGGTGTATAACAACCTATGAATTGAGATGTTAttgttctgaaaacgtgtcagtaacaataacctgcgtgccGCCTCcctctgcagacgtggcaggcataacgggtaagcAGGCCACCTATGAATTCGTAACGTcattgttctgaagacgtgtcagtaaccttTGTGACAGTATCACCCATAGTGAGCATGGGAGTAGAAACACCACGAGGTGAAACGGAATCAATGAAATTGGTAAGTGTGAATGCTACGGACGTACAGCTAATTAAATAATGTGAGCTTGTGTACCGTGTAGAGGCTATGCGTGAAGCTGTAGAGATACTGTGGATGTACGAGTAGTGCCCCATGCGTATATGAGAATAAGGCCATGAGCGTACAGACGATAAGCAAGTTATAAAGGTACGAACAGTGAAGATGCCCTACCCATGTGAACAGGTCAAGGTATGCCAGTATAATCAAAGCCAAGAACGAATGAATAGTATGGATGCCATGTTTAATGAACATAATAAGCAAGTTGACCATGTACaccccatgagcgtatgaaagtaTGGTGCCATGACCTGTGAACAGTACGCCTATGATCGTAGCTGTGTAGACACAATGAGTGTACTTGCAAGGTAAGCTGTAAACGTACTTGCAGTACGCACGTTACTAGTATATGTATGGAGCGTACGTGCCGTGAAatcgctgatatatatatatatatatttattttttattttcttacgtGTAGAATAGCGGGTAGAATTACAAGTGTATGGCCGTATGGGCTTCTAGCGAATGACCATGTAACGTGATGAGCGTATGTACAGAAATCATGACATTAAGTACAGTACACTAGTTCACAGGTGCCCACCGCTATCAAGAACAGCATCTTAGCAATCACTATCTCTTATCAGTAATGTTCTTTAAGGAGTACTTTTCAGCGCTAATTGCCACGCCGGAGTCCCCCCAACAATGCTCCCACCTAACCAGGGATGGACTGATCCACCGTAAACATGAAATTCAGTACAGAGAATGGCATACATCAATGCACTGCAACCTCCATAACATGACAATGGTCTCCTCTGCCGCATACCCGCAGCAGTAGCTGGCTGCGAAGCTCCGACGTGACACTGCATCTGTGGTAACCAGTTAGAAAACGTGTGCCAGCTATGAGCGAGATACCCGTGGTCGGTATGTACTGTAGTCACCCAGCAGTGTCAGTAACTATGGACGCGTcactatgtagtgtagtgtagtattgtcACGTGAGGCTTCGCAGCCAATCATGCTAGGGGGGGCGTGTGTACTGGCCCGGCGATGGTTATCTTGCAGGTAAGTAAACAGCGGAACAAGAGAAGCTTACCCGCAAACTGATGGCCTGCTGGTTCTGGTAACACCCTAGCACACCCGCCCGGCTCCCGGATCCTGGGGCGTAACAGGCCgagcaggggcgttatatacccctgccccTAACCTCGATTGCTCTATGCCCCGCCTTAACGCGTGGGGGGCGGAAGCTCCCacccctcacacaaattcagccgataggcttcccacatatGGGGGACACATTCATATATAGGGGTAATTTTatggtatacattcatatatgggggtcagtataaagtatacattcatatatagggtcagtatatagtatacattcatatatgggggtccgtttatagtatacattcatgtatgggggtcagtatatagtatatactcatatgtggtcagtatatagtatacatgcatatgtgtggtcagtatatagtatacattcatatatatgggggtcaatatatagtatacattcatatatatgggggtcagtatatagtatacattcatatatatgggggtcattatacagtatacattcatatatatggggtcagtatatagtatacattcatatatatgggggtcagtatatagtatacattcatatatatggggtcagtatatagtatacattcatatatttggggtcagtatatagtgtacattcatatatgggggtcagtatatagtatacattcatatatgggggtcagtatatagtataaattcatttgtGGGGACGAGTATATAGTatactttcatatatatatatatatatgtgtgtgtgtgtgtgtcagtatatagtataaattcatatatgggggtcagtatatagtatacattcatatatatggtcagtatatagtatacattcatatatatgggggtcagtatatagtatacattcatatatatgggggccagtatatagtaaacattcatatgtgtggtcagtatatagtatacattcatatgtgtggtcagtatatagtatacattcatatatatgggggtcagtatatagcatacattcatatgtgtggtcagtatatagtatacattcatacatatgggggtcagtatatagtatgcattcatatatatggggtcagtatatagtatacgttcatatatgggggtcagaatatagtatacattcatatgtgtggtcagtatatagtatacattcatatatatgggggtcagtacatagtatacattcatatatatgggggtcagtatatagcacacattcatatgtgtggtcagtatatagtatacattcatatatatatatatatatatatatatatggggtcagtatatagtataaattcatatatatgggggtcagtatatagtatacattcatatatatgtgggtcagtatatagtatacattcatatatatgggggtaagtatatagtatacattcacatatatggggtcagtatatagtttatgttcatatatgggggtcagtatatagtatacatatatatgggaGTCagaatatagtatacattcatatatatatatatatatatatatatatatatatatatatatatgggggtcagttatTAGTATACATTCAGatatagggtcagtatatagtatacattcatatatgggggtccgtatatagtatacattcatatgtgtggtcagtatatagtatacattcatatgtgtggtcagtatatagtatacattcatatgtgtggtcagtatatagtatacattcatatgtgtggtcagtatatagtatacattcatatgtgtggtcagtatatagtatacattcatatatatgggggtcagtatatagtatacattcatatatatggggtcagcatatagtatacattcatatatatggggtcagtatatagtatttgttcatatatatgggggtcagtatatagtatacattcatacatatgggggtcagtatatagcacacattcatatgtgtggtcagtatatagtatacattcatatatattggggtcagtatatagtatacattcatatatatggggtcagtatatagtatacgttcatatatatgggggtcagtatatagtatacattcatatatatgggggccggtatatagtaaacattcatatgtgtggtcagtatataggatacattcatatatatgggggccagtatatagtatacattcatatgtgtggtcagtatatagtatacattcatatatatgggggccagtatatagtatacattcatatatatgtgtggtcagtatatagtatacattcatatatatggggtcagtatatagtatacattcatatatatgggggtcagtatatagtatacattcatatatatgggggtcagtatatagtagacattcatatatgggggtcagtatatagtataaattcatttgtggggacgagtatatagtacatttttatgtggggtcattattagtgttgagcagcataggccatattcgaattcgcaatatttcacgaatatatggacgaatattcgtcatatattcgctaaattcgcatattcgcgttatattttcgcatatgcaaaaattagcataaacgaaaattagcatgtgcgaaaattaccatatgcaaaaaatttgtataaatgaaaattcgcatatgcaaattttcacatatgcgaaaatttgtacgccagtctcacagtagtattagagccttctttacaccacacaagcagagagggatgatcactgtaatgtgtactgtgaaaaaaaaaatcgtcatttcgaatatatagtgctatattggcgaatatttgcgaattcgcgtatatgcgatattcgcgaataatattcgcattgcgaatatttgcgaacaacactagtgttgaccaccagacgaaggggcagccgtcacgccccctcaaaaaaagcgctatggcagagccagagattgccaaaggcagcgctgcatcagtcccccaaaaaatttgagttcctggatttaaatatctatattcaggatgactgttcgcatactgccccctattttaaggaggtggatgcaaacagatacctcgactttaacagttgccatctgaaataatggaagaagaacattccattcggtcaaatgaaaagaatccaaaggaattgttcttccacacaaaaatacctacaacaactagataacctggaggatcgttttaaacaaaaagggtatcccaaaccccttatacaaggagcacgccagagagtggacgaattagaacaaagtgcttgcttgaaaaataataaacagggtaatgcagaggggggttataatgatgaatttgattctggttttctaactaggtattacacttcacacaccaatatttagaaaaaaaaatatttttttatttttttgtataggtaatatcaccagctcatattattgtgccatgattactggcaccatatgtagtcccccagttattcttctttagatgttttccgtgtcctgtgcagtatctctcccagaagtccacttgatggcccccgtggtggtctacaccccgaagtcatcaatttttactctaagagagagtttgcagctgtttctggagacggtcaacaataacctttgcatggtggaataataggtcacgatgtttatcaggatcagtagaagcatcacccactcgatgattatgatggggatttcacggatctcgtcccagtcttcatcattatagaataattcctttaatgtttcatatccaaaatagaaaactacacagacaaaagtcaggccacagcaggtgcatctactatggtggatgactttttttgctcctggtaatttatacatctggatggactgcccaaggtagtataaggcttcacatgtaatggaaattatcgtgctgacaaagtgtatcctgggatattcttcgggggacaatacatgcatgatagctgtggcaaaacaggaggcccacacaatggccagcaggatcctctggatcaggacctgatgacccctgaactcttcagtatgcataaccatatacttataaataagaaaggttagtaccaaagtgccaatggacatccctatgaatccaattctgaataatatgctttcgggaaagaaatttcccacgtcactgtgaaggaaaagaaaccaatgttattatggatatttcctcactcccaacccatgaaataagaatcatatgCTTGTTtgtcttacctgatgctcatcagtggcgaggctgcatggccgaggacgaccttcacgatgtagctggtggcaagccaggccacacaccaaaacgccaacaggagggggacgaaccccagtccttttagctccattttagacaagtagaagaagaagacgctaatctcactattctcactaatctcactggaacagactgaaggctcgggcggctgtcagtggaatgtcaggcctccagctgtctatgacatcacatgtgacatgtcagaatgactacttgtttctttgagctgccatgatttagtatctgctatagacagaacctgatgtttttactatggaccttacagaccccagaacccaagtaattagtgcaggggctccattttgatcatctcatatttcacattatttgagttcaagggctcagatacatttgcaccctctatagcagtggtcttcaagctgtgaacccccaaccgctgcagaaccacaactcccagcatgcccagacagcaactatgcataaggaaatagtctaattaaacttttcttatatatagaatccctgaaatctccaatctctccttttattggtttatgatctgtgttacttatttgtaaaaaacaatctttctgattgtctgccaccccatacttatgggctatctcttcaaacgactttatttgacctaaagcgtataattgatttacataaataagccccttttcatccaaaagagtgaatctttcattttaaggaattctttaagtgctttattcgaccataatgaagtaaagtcaaaactccatgtgatttaaaaacatttttaagttcctcccatactttattatatagatatgcatgggtgtagtgagtatcccagcttccaaaatctcaaaaatatccttataacgacccattagggtatgttcacactacagtgtgtgaatggaatctccgctcgctgaattcatcgagcggagattcagactggcagccggcggcagCGGTAgaaccgggcggcactgagccgtcaccattgacagctatgcagtgctcgaggacttccgtgcaaagaatgaacatgttctttctttgcgcggaacaatttcagcggcgctgaaattccgcagtgtgaacgggtcccgcggaaacccattcacactaatgttaagttcacaccgcggaattcggctatcggaattccgcccgtggaattcggcttgcggaattccgcccgtggaattccgcaggaattccgtagtttgaacatacccttagagagaaaaaataggactacattttccttCCTTCtaataatagtctgcaattttagtgctaaaaagtacctaaaaaaaaaaaaaaaagtgcccaacccccatcgtgcacagataacgttaaagaaacatatttcattctcgtgttttcctgccccaaagtagtgaatttaataaagaaataagagcttggaaccatttttctgatatccatacagtatagaaacatagaatgtgtcggcagataagaaccaattggcccatctagtctgcccaataatctgaatcctatcaatagtccctggccctatcttatatgaaggatagccttatgcctatcccatgcatgtttaaactccttcactgtattcgcagcgactagtgttgttcatgaatattcgcaattcaaattttaatcgcgaatattgcaaatatagcactatatattcataattacgaatattcgctttttttgcgtatatgtgaaaatttgtgcgcatatgcacaaatttgcgaatattgagccctctcttcattaatggtatagagaactgtgactagtgcatcaactctgtgatttttttgcctaTTAAagccaataggctaattgtggtctatggggatctcactgcatataagataagcaggaccatctcagcagcacagtgggatgggagaccgtcactggttcgagtcccaggttggacagagtgttacagtgttgtggttcaactttactttcctggaaaagctgttgagttgcccatagcaaccaatcaaattgcttccttcatttttcagaggctttttcaaaaatgaaagaagcgatctgattggttgctatgggcaactcagaaacttttcctctggacaggttttgataaatctccctctatgggggagattcatcaagaccagtgtagaggaagagttgtgcagttgcccatagcaaccaatcagattgcttctttcatttttcacaatgcctctgcaaaatgaaagaagcgatctgattggttgctatgggcaactcagcagattttcctggaaaaaattctgagttgcccatagcaaccaatcagattacttccttcatttttcagaggctttttcaaaaatgaaagatgcgatctgattggttgttatgggcaactcagcagcttttccccatagaccacaatgggcctactggtttcaatgggcaaaaaaatcacagagttaatgcactagacacagttctctataccattaaccccttaaggactcagcccattttggccttaaggactcaatggccttaatttttacgttttcattttttcctcctcgccttctaaaaatcataactcttttatattttcatccacagactagtatgagggcttgatttttgcgcgaccagttttcctttgtaatgacatcactcattatatcattaaatgtatggcgcaaccaaaaaacactatttttgtggggaaattaaaacgaaaacgcaattttgctaattttggaaggttttgttttcacgccgtacaatttatggtaaaaatgacatgtgttatttattctgagggtcaatacgattaaaatgatacccattattatatacttttatattattgttgcgcttaaaaaaatcacaaactttttaaccaaattagtacgtttataatccctttattttgatgacctctaacttttttatttttctgtataagtggcggtatgggggctcattttttgcgccatgatctgtacttttttttgataccacatttgcatataaaaaacttttaataaattttttataattttttttaaataaaatgtattaaaaaagtaggaattttggactttttaattttttttcgttcacgccgttcaccgtacgggatcattaacattttattttaatagtttggacatttacgcacgcggcgataccaaatatgtctataaaaatgttttttacgctttttgggggtaaaataggaaaaaactgacattttacttttttattgggggaggggatttttcactttttttttacttttacttttacaattttttttacattttttacacttgaatagtccccataggggactattcatagcaataccatgattgctaatactgatctgttctatgtataggacatagaacagatcagtattatcggtcatctcctgagcaggagacgccgggagccgcacggaggaagcagcagcgctgcgggcgatccgatcgttcatttaaatcgcgaactgccgcagatgccgggatctgtattgatcccagcacctgaggggttaatggcggacgcacagtattctatgtgaggtctgactagtgatttgtacagcggtaacattatttccttgtcgttggcatctatgccctatgccctattgatgtaccccatgattttattagccttggcagcagctgcccgacactggtcactacagctaagtttactgttaccttagactcctaagtccttttccatgtcagtcgtcccaagttttctcccatttaatacataatcccagctcagatttttcttccccatgtgcattaccttacatttatcagtgttgaacctcatctgccacttcccagcccaagcctccaacctatccagatccatttgtaacagtgcactgtcctctatagtgtttaccgctttacagagtttggtgtcagctgcaaagattgctactttactattcaacccctctgtaaggtcattcatgaatatattaaataggacaggacccaagacggacccttgtggtaccccactagtaacagtcactcaatcagaataagtaccattaataaccaccctctgtttcctatcattgagccagttacttacccacttgcacacattgtcccccagcccaaaccttctcattttatgaaccaaccttttatgtggaaccgtatcaaatgctttggaaaaatccagatatacgacatccagcgattgccccaggtccagtctggtgctcacctcctcataaaagctgatcaggttagtttgacaggatcaatcactcataaatccatgctgatacagggtaatacatttatttttatcaagatattccaaaatagcatctcttaggaaaccctcaaacaatttacatacaaccgaggttaaactaacaggtctataattcccggggtcaccttttgaccccttcttaaatataggcaccacatttgccatgcgccagtcctggggaacagtccctgtcactatagagtccctgaatattaaaaataggggtctgtctattacattacttaattcctttagagcatgggggtgaatgccatctggacctggtgatttgtctattttgattttttgtaggcagcactgtacttcttcctgggttagacaggtgacctgtactggggagtttaccttatcacactgtatttgacatggcatttcattttcctcagtgaatacagtggagaagaatttgtttagtatatttgctttttcctgatccccgtttataatttcttcctcatcattttttaaagggcctacactttcatttttgacctttttgctatttatataattaaccagcctagcggtattcccgagcgtgacttggggttaattttcgctgctagaatcggtaaccccgagtcacgctcggggtagaattgcagagttgctgtgcgggctgcacagtatatcgcaaaagcaatcaaatcgcgatttttgctttttgcgatatagtgatgcagcccccgggaaaatatgtgattatctgctcgggtcggctcccgttgcaggggccggccagagcaggtaaagacatatactaaaagtcagtgtttccctaccagggggcctccagatgttgcaaaactacaactctcagcatgcctggacagccttgggagcagtagtttcacaacagctggaggccccctggtagaaaaccctgaactaagtgtaaaagtaagaaggaagaaaataaaaaaaacttttgctcacctagtcccggtccctgaagatgtcgttcccctccgtgcgctctgttcactgctctattcatcttacaggacctttcccttttcagccaatcacaggccgcagtggtgtaaagcctgtgattggctgaaggggaaaggacttgttctgcagcaaatacactaggtttgaaatctgccggcaaacctagtgtatttgctgcaggacaagaagatgacaagggggggagaatgtgacagaggggagaatgtaacaaggggggaatgtgacacaggggagaatgtaacaagggggggggggggaatgtgacaagggggggggggaatgtgacataggggggaatgtaacaagggggggggggaatgtgacaaggggggggggaatgtgacataggggggaatgtgacataggggggaatgtgacagaggggagaatgtgacaaggggggggggatgtgacaggggggaggaatgtgacaagggggggggggaatgtgacataggggggaatgtaacaaggg from the Hyla sarda isolate aHylSar1 chromosome 8, aHylSar1.hap1, whole genome shotgun sequence genome contains:
- the LOC130284488 gene encoding uncharacterized protein LOC130284488, yielding MELKGLGFVPLLLAFWCVAWLATSYIVKVVLGHAASPLMSISDVGNFFPESILFRIGFIGMSIGTLVLTFLIYKYMVMHTEEFRGHQVLIQRILLAIVWASCFATAIMHVLSPEEYPRIHFVSTIISITCEALYYLGQSIQMYKLPGAKKVIHHSRCTCCGLTFVCVVFYFGYETLKELFYNDEDWDEIREIPIIIIEWVMLLLILINIVTYYSTMQRLLLTVSRNSCKLSLRVKIDDFGV